The Diceros bicornis minor isolate mBicDic1 chromosome 18, mDicBic1.mat.cur, whole genome shotgun sequence sequence GTCCCACAATCCCCATCCTCCCTCAGCTGATGTGTCTCCAACCATTCAGGAGAGAAGGGAACCAAGAAAGGGGGGGGGGGGCAAAGCTTTGTATTGTAAAAAAGGTTTGTGtccccaggctccctccctccaccccttaaAATAATTAGCTGCAATTCTAAAAAGCAGAGCAGGGAAGATAAGgcagaggaggtggggggagaaggaggaagacttCAGCCCTCCTCTTTGGGCTGTGAATGGGGGGGAGGGGAAAGTTGTCCTTGCTTCTGACAAGCCACCTTTACTGGTGAGGAACAGAGGGACTAAAGTGTCCTGAGGAGAACCTGCTCAGTGGACTACAAAGATTAGGCCCTTCAGACTGTAAGCAGCCCCCAAAGATCCAGGAGAGGAAGCCACAAGGGCAGGAGGTCTTGGCAAGTTCTGCAGCTTTATGATACTAGCTTTAGGGAAGGATCTTGCGAAGAAACTGCCAGGAGTGAACCAAGGCTGGGTTGCTCTATACACAGGCATACTACACTCTCCTCACCACCCCTCCAGCTCTCAGCTTGGTGGCCTGGCTATTAACACCTTGCTCTCTTTCCAGTCCCCCTCCCTCCTAATTCTCAGCTCTCTGCAGCCTTGTGCTGCCTGTTCTAGGACCCTAAGTATCTGAGCTTTGAGAAATGAGCTGCCCCTAAGGCACCAACCATCCAGATCCCAGTTGAAGGATGGGAGGTttacctctctcttctctttggaTCATCGCTTTTGCACACTGTCCTCCCTCCTTATCCTGAAAATGGTCCTGCTGTCCTCTGAGAACCCCAGTAAGATGAGATTCTCCTCCTGTGTTTCTCATGCTGCTAATGAGGAGAATTCTCCTCTCTTCACCCATTTCCACCTTCTATTTCCCGTTCTCCTTCCCAAAGCCATAGCCATGTGCTCCTGTGTGCAGTTACATAAACATGTAAGTGTGCCCCTCCTCCCACATGTatgtccttccccacccctctccttccccaggcCTCTGCTTGGCTCCAGCCTTCCTTGTTGAGACCTTTTGCAGATACAGCCTGTGCTAGACTCTCATCCAGGATCATGGCTCGCTCTGCCCTCTCTTCCCCATTGCCCCAGGTTCTCCCAAAAGCTGCTTCCAAGTCCTTCCAGTATGGGGCCTCCCATGTGGGCAAGGGAGAAATGGTAATTTTGGCTTTGAAGCTTCCAGGGATCAGGATGAGAAAGAAGAGCTCAGTGAGCAGGAATGGCAGCAGCTGGGTGTGAGCGTAAGGGGGAGACTGGGGGAAGGCAGCCTGCCCCAAGGGGGCCAACCATAGAAATGACAGCAGTTTCCTCTAGGATCCCCAACTTGGACGACCAGGACACGGATCACTCCCCTCTCCATTTCCACCCAGACTGTGCCCAAATTGGTCTGTCCATCGTGgaggctgcctcctcctcctgtctTAACAGCTGTAAGACTTGGAGGGGTGCTCCTGGGGttgggggtgtgtgtgcgtgtgtctcaATTTAGAAACATCTCAGCCCTTtcggggagagagagaaggtgaaaGAGAAAGttcagagagggagaggaatCCGGGGCGGGGGCGAGGAGAGGCGGGGCGCCCTCCGGGGCAGAGCCCCGCGTCCCGCTCAGTCGCTGTCGCTCTTGTCCACCAGCACGGCGTCCGACTCCTCGGTGATCTCCAGCAGCGTGTGCACGTCGGGGCTGCTCCCGCGCAGCAGGTCGGAGGCCTCGCCGCGCTCCGCGCCGCCCTCCTCGTCGTCGGGGCCCACCTCCACCATCTCGGTGGCCTTGAGCACCTCCACTTCGCCCTCGCGGATCTTCTTGACGTGGAAGGTGAAAGGCGGCACCTTGTAGACCGCCGTCTTGGAGCGCGCGTAGACCACGTGGTCGGGAGTGAAGGACTTGCGCAGCTTGTCTCGCGAGCTCTTGAGCTTCTCGCGCCGCTCGGCGGGGACCAGGCGCGTGCCCAGCTTGTTCATGCGCTTCTCCAGCGTGTGCCGCGTTTTCTCCAGGTTCTCCTTCGTCTTGAGGCGAGTCTTTTCCAGGTTCTCGCGGGTGCGCACCttggtcttctccatcttctcCTTGGAGAAGGCCTTCTTGAAGTCGTCCACGCGCCGCAGGCCGCTGCGCTTGATGCGCTCGGCGCGCGACTCCTCGATgacctcctccacctccaccgccTCGTCCGACGACAGCTCGAGCGCCGCCGCGTCATCCTCAGGCCGCTCGCCCTCGCCCAGCTCGTCGCCCTCCTTTTCTGGCACCGCCTCCGACTCTTTCAGCGACTTGCCGATGCTCACTTTGGACGGCAGTTTCACTTCATCCTAAAAGGAGAACAGAGCGAAGAGATGAGGGGGGCAGAGCGGGAGGGCTGAGCAGGCACTTGGGGGGACGCTGGGCGAACCCGAGGCAGGGCAGTGGTGATCGTGGGGAGTGTGTGGTACCCGTGAAATCGGCCTGGACTTGTTCGccattgtatccccagcacctggcacagagctggGCACCTTATGGGCgcccaataaatatgtgttgaattggggctggcccggtggcgcaagcagttaagtgcgctttGGAGGCCCAgagttcccaggttcggatcccgggagcgcaccgaggcacggcttgtcaagccatgctgtggcggcgtcccatagaaagtagaggaagatggccacagaggttagctaagggctgatcttcctcggcaaaaaagaggaggctcagcatcggatgttagctcagggctggtctccctcacacacacacacataaaaaaaatgtgttgaatgaatggtaACTATACAGACAGAGCGAGGAGGGCACCGACCTTCGAGTCGGAATTTGGCCTGTGGTGTAATCGCACTTCAGTTAAATATCTCTGCGGCCCTCCAACGCTGTCCTTGCGCCCTACATCTACCCGTCTTTTGTTAAACCACTTCTTACCCTTTGCATCCCGAGAACACAACTTTACTTTGGAAATGGGCAGAGCGCCCTCTGGTGCACTAAGTCGCACACTGCCCCAGCCAGGCCGAAAAGCAAAGGGGTTTGGGAAGAGTTTGTTTAGGTTgaggagttgggggaggggaatgAGCTCACAGCCCATATCAGGCGACCTCCAAGTAGGGTAGCTTGAAGGCAAGGTAGAGGGAGTGCGTTTCTCAGACTTCAGACCGTTTCAGAACCAGCCTTAGGGAAGGAGGGCTGTGGCCCATGGCCCCTCTCCTTGACCTCCTCATACTGTTTGGCTCCACCAGTGgtcattcctccctctccccatgtAGAAattgagggaggaaagaaaagaagatggcTGGCAGCCAAGGGCATGTTTTTTCCCCAACATGGACATTTCTTCTGGTTCTGACTTTGCCTTGGAATAGAAGGGAGGGAATACTTTTCCACGCTTGCTTTTTTCCCAGGGAGTTCAAGGGACCAGGAGGTGGTCCCAGATTCCCTGAGATCCTGGAGCTCAGACCCAgttcttccctcttcccctggGAGGACCTAGCAACAGCACTGTTGTGCATTCTGGGAAGATTTTCCAAGATCCTGACTGTGGGCCAACATTTCAGAAACTCAGGATCAGCCCCCACCAGAAGGTAGGGGAGGCTGAGCCCAGAAAGAGAAAACGGGCATAACCCAGAACATAAACAGGATCTCCTCTTTGGCCCAGACTCTCTTCAGGGATTTCAGGTGAAGGAATGAGAGACAATAGTTTTTCTAAAGGGTTTTCTGAAGAC is a genomic window containing:
- the CAVIN1 gene encoding caveolae-associated protein 1, whose protein sequence is MGEETPGFGLGAGELTDPPPHSSGRCPGAHGRGSSFLRSPLSRSPPSRSSSSPGLRLQLQLHPGGPARLRVAMEDTHLQIIEQPLPGYPDAGDPGSSPAGAPAAEEPSGAGSEELIKSDQVNGVLVLSLLDKIIGAVDQIQLTQAQLEERQAEMEGAVQSIQGELSKLGKAHATTSNTVSKLLEKVRKVSVNVKTVRSSLERQAGQIKKLEVNEAELLRRRNFKVMIYQDEVKLPSKVSIGKSLKESEAVPEKEGDELGEGERPEDDAAALELSSDEAVEVEEVIEESRAERIKRSGLRRVDDFKKAFSKEKMEKTKVRTRENLEKTRLKTKENLEKTRHTLEKRMNKLGTRLVPAERREKLKSSRDKLRKSFTPDHVVYARSKTAVYKVPPFTFHVKKIREGEVEVLKATEMVEVGPDDEEGGAERGEASDLLRGSSPDVHTLLEITEESDAVLVDKSDSD